One window of Candidatus Neomarinimicrobiota bacterium genomic DNA carries:
- a CDS encoding Rne/Rng family ribonuclease has translation MKKEIYINESMGETRIGILEDDRLVEVYVEKQDQQRMVGNIYKGKVENVIPGMQAAFVDIGHEINAFLPFSEIENTDYLIEEEDDDRTNGKGRKTGKNSRNRKNDGNIRVDLTTGQDIYVQVIKEPFAGKGPRVTTEVAIPGRLLVLVPNGNYIGISKKIWDKYERRRLKGITSQLKDRGFGLIVRTVADGKSEELIRNDYENLMDAWVKMESKSKRTKEPGIVFEDMETASSVIRDLLTFDVNKIVIDSKKIYRKIQNYLEDVAPNMASRLERYKIKAPLFESMGIEAELDKLLRPKVWLKSGAYLIIEKTEAMVVVDVNSGRFIGKKQHEENSLKINLETTREIARQLRLRDLSGLIVIDFIDMREESNRKKVYHELRKELRKDRAKVAVSQISEFGLLEMTRQRIRVSLLDSMSEGCPTCRGAGRILSRETLITRIDHWLRRYKGKFKGIKLKLEIHPDIGNYLLEEKRKVLRGLMWQNFVHISIENNLEVGRGEFRFISVKTGKDLTKELGVEKDKTSA, from the coding sequence ATGAAGAAAGAAATCTATATAAACGAAAGTATGGGTGAAACCCGTATTGGTATTCTCGAAGATGACCGATTGGTAGAGGTTTACGTTGAGAAACAAGATCAGCAACGAATGGTCGGGAATATATATAAAGGTAAAGTTGAAAATGTTATTCCCGGCATGCAGGCTGCCTTTGTGGATATTGGGCATGAGATAAATGCATTTTTACCATTTTCAGAAATTGAGAACACCGATTATTTAATCGAAGAAGAAGACGATGATAGGACCAATGGCAAAGGTCGGAAAACAGGGAAAAACAGTCGGAATAGAAAAAATGATGGAAATATTCGTGTTGATCTGACAACCGGTCAAGATATTTACGTCCAAGTCATTAAAGAACCATTTGCCGGCAAGGGGCCAAGAGTAACCACTGAAGTCGCCATACCAGGGAGATTGCTTGTTCTGGTACCAAATGGAAACTATATCGGTATTTCAAAAAAGATTTGGGATAAATACGAGAGAAGACGACTAAAAGGGATTACATCTCAATTAAAAGATAGAGGGTTTGGGCTTATAGTCCGAACTGTTGCCGATGGTAAAAGCGAAGAGCTTATCCGAAACGATTATGAAAACCTCATGGATGCCTGGGTAAAAATGGAATCAAAATCAAAACGTACCAAAGAACCTGGGATAGTCTTCGAGGATATGGAGACTGCGTCTAGTGTCATTCGTGATTTACTTACTTTTGATGTCAATAAGATCGTAATCGATTCAAAAAAAATATATCGAAAGATCCAGAATTATCTAGAGGATGTAGCACCAAACATGGCGTCTCGTTTGGAGAGATATAAAATCAAGGCACCTCTTTTCGAGAGTATGGGCATTGAGGCGGAATTGGATAAACTACTTCGCCCAAAAGTTTGGCTAAAAAGTGGTGCTTACCTTATTATTGAAAAGACTGAAGCAATGGTGGTTGTAGATGTGAATAGCGGGCGTTTTATTGGGAAAAAACAACATGAAGAAAATTCCTTAAAAATAAATCTTGAGACCACTCGGGAAATCGCTCGCCAACTTCGATTACGTGATTTATCCGGCCTGATCGTGATAGATTTTATTGACATGCGGGAAGAATCTAACCGAAAAAAAGTGTACCACGAGCTTCGGAAAGAATTGCGGAAAGATCGCGCAAAGGTCGCTGTCAGTCAAATATCTGAGTTTGGACTATTGGAAATGACACGTCAACGCATTAGAGTAAGCTTATTAGATTCTATGAGCGAAGGCTGTCCAACTTGTAGGGGGGCCGGTAGGATTTTATCTAGAGAAACACTCATTACGAGAATTGATCATTGGCTTAGGCGATATAAAGGAAAGTTCAAAGGAATCAAATTAAAATTAGAAATTCATCCAGATATCGGAAATTATTTATTAGAAGAAAAACGTAAAGTTTTACGCGGATTAATGTGGCAAAATTTTGTCCACATCTCTATCGAAAACAATTTGGAAGTGGGTCGTGGTGAATTCAGATTCATTTCTGTAAAAACCGGAAAAGACCTCACCAAAGAGCTAGGGGTTGAAAAGGACAAAACTTCAGCATAA
- the rplU gene encoding 50S ribosomal protein L21, which translates to MYAIVNIAGKQIRVEKGAKVKVASLEGDPGTKVQFDSVLLTDDGKKVQTGNPTIKGASVSASILEHGRDKKILIYKKKRRKGYNRKNGHRQGFTLLQIDKIGISAVKKKASPKKEVKPDNNEKEDS; encoded by the coding sequence ATGTATGCAATCGTAAATATCGCAGGAAAACAAATCCGAGTTGAAAAGGGCGCTAAAGTAAAGGTCGCAAGCTTGGAAGGTGATCCTGGAACAAAAGTACAATTTGACTCCGTCCTTCTTACTGATGACGGAAAAAAGGTTCAAACTGGCAATCCAACCATCAAAGGTGCATCAGTTTCTGCTAGTATTCTTGAACATGGTCGGGATAAAAAAATCCTGATCTACAAGAAAAAAAGACGGAAAGGATACAATCGGAAAAATGGACATCGTCAGGGGTTTACCCTATTGCAGATTGATAAAATTGGAATATCAGCTGTTAAGAAAAAGGCTAGCCCTAAAAAAGAAGTCAAACCGGACAATAATGAAAAAGAGGATAGTTAA
- the rpmA gene encoding 50S ribosomal protein L27: protein MAHKKGMGSSRNGRDSNAKNLGVKVADGQTILSGGIILKQRGTKFHPGQNVRRAGDDSLFAIADGIVKFSTKGSNKKLVNVITD from the coding sequence ATGGCACATAAAAAAGGAATGGGAAGCTCAAGAAATGGGCGTGATTCTAATGCAAAAAATCTTGGCGTAAAAGTTGCCGACGGGCAAACAATCCTTTCTGGAGGAATTATTCTAAAACAACGCGGAACAAAATTTCATCCGGGGCAAAATGTTCGCCGAGCTGGTGACGATTCACTTTTCGCAATAGCAGATGGCATCGTCAAATTCAGTACTAAAGGTAGTAACAAAAAGCTTGTTAATGTCATTACTGACTAA
- the mdh gene encoding malate dehydrogenase yields the protein MARKKIVLIGGGQIGGNLALLAAQKELGDVVIFDIPKAEGMVQGKALDLMQLRPHDGHDSNITGTSDYKDINGADVIIITAGIPRKPGMNREDLLGINLGIIKDVADNIKKHAPKAFVIVISNPLDAMVYAFYKVSGFPKNQVVGMAGALDSGRFRTFIAMETGLSVQDVTCMVLGGHGDTMVPITRLATVGGVPVKNLISKEKLDAIEERTRFAGGEIVKLFGNGSAFYAPAQSAIEMAESFIRDKKRVIPCAALCEGEFEVDGYFIGVPTVIGSGGVEKILEFDLTDNEKLELNKTLEAVKKTVSETNL from the coding sequence ATGGCACGTAAAAAAATAGTACTCATTGGTGGCGGACAAATCGGTGGAAACCTTGCACTTCTTGCCGCTCAAAAAGAATTAGGCGATGTTGTAATCTTCGATATCCCTAAAGCAGAAGGAATGGTACAGGGTAAAGCACTGGATTTAATGCAACTTCGACCTCATGATGGCCATGATTCGAATATTACCGGAACTTCTGATTATAAAGATATTAATGGCGCTGATGTTATAATCATTACCGCTGGTATTCCGCGAAAACCCGGGATGAATCGGGAAGATCTGCTTGGTATTAATCTCGGAATTATTAAAGATGTTGCAGACAATATTAAAAAACACGCGCCCAAAGCCTTTGTGATTGTCATATCCAATCCATTAGATGCAATGGTGTATGCATTTTATAAAGTTTCCGGATTCCCCAAAAACCAGGTTGTTGGTATGGCAGGTGCCTTGGATAGTGGAAGATTCCGTACTTTTATTGCAATGGAAACCGGGTTGTCAGTGCAAGATGTGACCTGCATGGTGCTGGGTGGTCATGGTGACACCATGGTGCCAATTACTCGACTCGCAACAGTTGGTGGAGTGCCGGTAAAGAACCTAATTTCAAAAGAAAAGCTAGATGCAATTGAAGAACGTACTCGTTTCGCTGGCGGAGAAATTGTCAAACTTTTTGGAAATGGGTCTGCTTTTTATGCACCTGCACAATCCGCAATTGAAATGGCTGAATCTTTTATTCGAGATAAAAAACGAGTTATTCCTTGTGCTGCTCTTTGCGAGGGGGAATTTGAGGTTGATGGGTATTTTATTGGTGTTCCTACTGTAATCGGTTCCGGCGGAGTAGAGAAAATTCTTGAATTCGACTTAACCGATAATGAAAAACTTGAACTGAATAAAACGCTCGAGGCTGTTAAAAAAACCGTTTCAGAAACCAATCTTTAG
- a CDS encoding RNA polymerase sigma factor: MDDKTTQLIINAQAGDSDSFHQLVALHDSQIMTLAFHLSKNQHDAEDLYQDVFMKAWKNISSFRIESELYTWLYRITVNTFLTHQKKRTKMNIQDVDSDSGYDPLDWISNSSDKNKHSEEIISAVQTAVKSLPDKQKTVFILKHMQELKIREIANIMDISEGTIKKYLFRAMEKIRIQLKEYRYV; this comes from the coding sequence TTGGACGACAAGACCACACAACTAATCATCAACGCCCAAGCTGGAGATTCAGATTCTTTCCACCAGCTCGTTGCATTACATGATAGCCAAATTATGACATTGGCATTTCACCTTTCAAAAAACCAACACGATGCTGAAGACCTTTATCAGGATGTTTTCATGAAAGCATGGAAAAATATATCATCATTTCGGATCGAAAGTGAATTGTACACTTGGCTTTATCGAATTACGGTTAATACTTTTTTAACCCATCAGAAAAAAAGAACAAAAATGAATATTCAGGATGTGGATTCAGATTCCGGGTATGATCCACTTGACTGGATTTCAAATTCTTCCGATAAAAATAAACATTCCGAAGAAATTATTTCTGCGGTTCAAACAGCTGTGAAATCATTACCGGATAAACAAAAAACTGTATTTATCCTTAAACATATGCAGGAATTGAAAATTCGTGAAATAGCAAACATCATGGATATTTCTGAAGGCACCATAAAAAAATATTTGTTTAGAGCAATGGAAAAAATTCGCATTCAGCTCAAGGAATACAGATATGTCTAA
- a CDS encoding HEAT repeat domain-containing protein — protein sequence MSKLNETLKEKAYFYISDEMSEKDRLEFEKTLGTDKALYQFVEEIASSLNLTKTTFTIRPTHEFLQSQQLILRNTLEQEKSQTNRWAIPDYFMRFANVRQPMWAVAAYVAIAFFIGQLSFNSSIHKVESTSTNYPNILELIETGALKQVNIKEINGAGSIQFGMRTSKIFDISGNPEDDYIQKILLYLLLKDTNPGNRLKAVKYLNDVPQHDTMKMALMSSILSDPNPGVRLRSLKLLNKYKVDDLLSNACLKVLLEDENEAVRMGSLEILAKYPSNNIVPALQVVSMMDENEFIQNRSIEILDSIEEFQIGEKIESLQ from the coding sequence ATGTCTAAACTCAACGAAACTTTAAAAGAAAAGGCGTACTTCTATATTTCTGATGAAATGTCAGAAAAGGATCGGCTAGAATTCGAAAAAACACTTGGGACCGATAAAGCACTCTATCAATTTGTGGAAGAAATCGCATCATCTCTTAACTTGACAAAAACTACTTTTACAATACGGCCAACTCATGAATTTCTTCAAAGTCAACAGTTGATACTTCGAAACACCTTAGAACAGGAAAAATCACAAACAAATCGGTGGGCTATCCCAGATTATTTCATGCGCTTCGCCAATGTACGCCAACCGATGTGGGCGGTAGCAGCCTATGTAGCAATTGCTTTTTTTATTGGTCAATTATCTTTCAACTCTTCAATTCACAAGGTTGAATCAACGTCAACTAATTATCCAAACATTTTGGAACTGATCGAGACTGGCGCCTTAAAGCAGGTAAATATAAAAGAAATAAATGGCGCAGGTTCCATCCAATTTGGAATGAGAACTTCCAAAATTTTCGATATTAGCGGAAATCCTGAAGACGACTATATTCAAAAGATTCTCCTTTATCTTCTCCTGAAGGATACAAATCCGGGGAACCGACTAAAAGCGGTAAAATACCTGAATGATGTTCCCCAGCATGATACCATGAAAATGGCACTAATGTCCTCTATTCTTTCAGATCCAAACCCGGGAGTCCGATTGCGATCTCTGAAATTGCTCAACAAATATAAAGTTGATGATCTTCTTTCAAATGCTTGCCTGAAAGTTTTATTAGAGGATGAAAATGAAGCGGTTCGAATGGGTTCTCTTGAAATTTTAGCTAAATATCCATCAAACAATATTGTACCTGCTCTTCAGGTAGTTTCCATGATGGATGAAAACGAATTCATTCAAAACCGATCTATAGAAATTCTTGATTCTATTGAGGAATTTCAAATTGGTGAAAAAATTGAGTCATTGCAATGA
- a CDS encoding DUF4097 family beta strand repeat protein, translated as MKIILTIIMLNLQVSIAQDILKSFNLDGFNRFKGKTTYHFKSKLGDLNERSLIVNRVKGDVIIQGTAGDDIIIIETMNIKSLSKKKAEKLFEQSKSKVSRNLNSDLFKIEGILMKSPRVNFNYAIELPSHFNLELHTSGGNIGCDQIVGAIQCQTSGGDIELVNLSGRVDGKTSGGDILIKDSEGSFTVTTSGGEIEIARVDGLLIVKTFGGDIDANHITGQLTVTTSGGDIELSYIEGEKTVAKTFGGDIDVDNIKGYLDVITSGGDIEIYSLNGALYAATSGGDIELNHIDGNINASTQGGSVYGKYISGSINATSSGGDLNIIKTGANNDQDHSISLKALSGDIELVLPINFSSTIDAMVTGTHSSRAIESEFPITITLGENHVKGSAVIGDGNHPVTLKSAYGSIIIERD; from the coding sequence ATGAAGATAATTTTAACAATAATTATGTTAAATCTTCAAGTGAGTATCGCCCAAGATATTTTGAAATCATTTAACTTGGATGGGTTTAACCGATTTAAAGGAAAAACCACGTATCATTTTAAATCGAAATTAGGTGATTTAAATGAACGATCTTTAATTGTAAACCGCGTAAAAGGAGATGTTATTATTCAGGGTACTGCCGGGGACGACATAATCATTATTGAAACTATGAATATTAAATCACTTTCTAAAAAGAAAGCTGAAAAATTATTCGAACAATCAAAATCAAAAGTGTCTCGCAATCTCAATTCTGATCTCTTTAAGATCGAAGGTATTCTTATGAAATCCCCCAGGGTTAATTTTAATTACGCTATTGAATTGCCAAGTCATTTTAACCTGGAATTACACACATCAGGTGGAAATATCGGATGTGATCAAATTGTAGGCGCCATTCAATGCCAGACTAGCGGCGGCGATATCGAGCTTGTGAATTTATCTGGACGCGTAGACGGGAAAACATCCGGAGGTGATATTTTAATTAAGGATTCAGAAGGGTCATTTACAGTAACAACTTCGGGTGGAGAAATTGAAATTGCCAGAGTAGATGGATTATTAATCGTCAAAACATTTGGCGGAGATATTGACGCAAACCATATTACCGGACAACTGACTGTTACTACAAGCGGGGGAGATATTGAACTATCATATATTGAAGGAGAAAAAACTGTAGCAAAAACTTTCGGTGGAGACATTGATGTCGATAATATTAAAGGATATCTGGATGTAATAACATCGGGTGGAGACATTGAAATATATTCTTTGAATGGTGCATTATACGCGGCGACATCCGGCGGAGATATTGAACTAAATCACATTGACGGAAACATCAATGCATCCACGCAGGGTGGATCCGTTTATGGTAAATATATCAGCGGATCAATCAATGCCACATCCTCTGGTGGAGATTTAAATATTATAAAAACTGGGGCTAACAATGATCAGGATCATTCCATCAGTCTCAAAGCTTTATCCGGCGATATTGAACTCGTTTTACCTATCAATTTTTCATCCACCATTGATGCAATGGTTACGGGAACACACTCATCTAGGGCTATTGAATCTGAATTTCCAATCACTATCACCCTTGGTGAAAACCACGTGAAGGGATCAGCAGTAATCGGAGATGGAAATCATCCGGTTACACTCAAATCAGCCTATGGCTCAATTATCATTGAAAGGGATTGA
- a CDS encoding Rieske (2Fe-2S) protein — protein MIKVCLKTELPEKSSKLIMVEDTPIAVFNVGGKLFAWDNRCPHRGASLADGHIKNESVQCKFHLWEFGIKDGCAVQNPNIKIVEYPVKEVEGVVYLDMSPD, from the coding sequence ATGATCAAAGTCTGTCTAAAAACTGAACTTCCAGAAAAATCGTCCAAACTAATTATGGTGGAAGACACCCCAATTGCCGTGTTTAACGTCGGAGGGAAATTGTTCGCCTGGGATAACCGCTGCCCGCACCGCGGCGCATCCTTAGCAGACGGACATATAAAAAACGAGTCTGTCCAATGCAAATTTCATTTATGGGAATTTGGGATAAAAGACGGTTGTGCTGTGCAAAATCCGAATATTAAAATTGTGGAGTATCCCGTAAAGGAAGTAGAAGGCGTTGTGTATCTCGATATGAGTCCGGACTAG
- the elbB gene encoding isoprenoid biosynthesis glyoxalase ElbB, with amino-acid sequence MPIVGLVLSGCGVNDGSEIHETVITMLELDRAGAETVMMAPNIDHLHVINHATGEEMEESRNVLIESARIARGDIKDIAVVKGDNLDALIFPGGFGVAKNLCDYAMAGPECSVNPDVSRLISEVHDAGKPIGVICIAPAMMAKVMGEKDEKVDLTIGFNEQTGNDINAMGANHVMCPVEGFVVDKEKKIVSTPAYMEAKSIKEAATGIEKLVSEVLSLI; translated from the coding sequence ATGCCAATAGTTGGATTAGTATTATCAGGATGTGGCGTAAATGACGGATCAGAAATTCATGAAACCGTTATCACGATGTTGGAGCTAGACCGAGCCGGCGCAGAAACAGTGATGATGGCACCCAATATTGATCATTTGCATGTAATCAATCATGCAACTGGCGAAGAAATGGAAGAGTCACGGAATGTGCTGATTGAATCCGCTCGCATTGCCAGAGGCGACATTAAAGATATTGCAGTCGTGAAAGGTGATAATTTGGACGCTCTTATTTTCCCCGGCGGATTTGGTGTAGCTAAAAACTTATGCGATTATGCAATGGCAGGGCCAGAATGTTCGGTCAATCCGGATGTATCCCGGTTGATATCAGAAGTACATGATGCAGGAAAACCGATAGGCGTCATCTGCATTGCACCGGCGATGATGGCAAAAGTAATGGGCGAAAAAGACGAGAAAGTTGATTTAACCATTGGGTTTAACGAACAGACAGGGAATGATATAAATGCAATGGGCGCCAATCATGTGATGTGTCCTGTCGAGGGATTTGTGGTAGACAAGGAAAAGAAAATCGTATCAACTCCAGCCTACATGGAAGCTAAGTCCATAAAAGAAGCCGCCACCGGAATTGAAAAATTAGTATCTGAAGTGTTATCATTGATTTAA
- the queG gene encoding tRNA epoxyqueuosine(34) reductase QueG — MDIGLSVSIKTTAIDLGFQKVGIAQAVFTPQEKANLDSWLQKGHHGSMEWIVKRENERGDIFKYFPEAKSVVSVAMVYHSGHDQKDLTSNYKLSNYAWGDDYHDVLKSKLFQLLAWLKTKTPEVKGIVCVDTSPVMEKVWAQKAGLGWQGKHTNLISRDYGSWFFLGELILDIELEADKPFSEDLCGTCTACIDACPTQAIEEYKIDAGKCISYLTIEHRGDLPHKHSELHDWIYGCDICQEGCPWNQKFGTSSDELAFQPRSEILNYTDEDWNSLDEETFRKLFNGSAVKRTKFSGLKRNIEANLLLK; from the coding sequence ATGGACATTGGATTATCAGTTTCTATCAAAACCACAGCCATAGATCTCGGTTTCCAAAAAGTCGGTATTGCACAAGCAGTTTTCACTCCCCAAGAAAAAGCTAATTTAGATTCATGGCTGCAAAAAGGACATCACGGCAGCATGGAATGGATAGTGAAGCGGGAAAATGAACGGGGAGATATATTTAAATATTTTCCAGAAGCCAAATCTGTTGTTTCTGTTGCCATGGTGTACCATTCAGGTCACGATCAGAAAGATTTAACCTCGAATTATAAACTCAGCAATTATGCCTGGGGAGATGATTACCATGACGTATTAAAATCTAAACTCTTTCAATTGCTTGCTTGGTTAAAAACTAAAACACCGGAAGTTAAGGGAATTGTATGTGTAGATACTTCTCCGGTTATGGAAAAAGTATGGGCTCAGAAGGCTGGATTAGGATGGCAGGGGAAACATACGAATTTGATTAGCCGCGATTATGGTAGCTGGTTCTTTTTGGGAGAACTGATTTTAGATATTGAATTGGAAGCTGATAAGCCCTTTTCTGAAGATCTTTGCGGAACTTGTACCGCCTGCATTGATGCCTGTCCGACACAAGCCATTGAGGAATATAAGATCGATGCCGGGAAGTGCATTTCTTATTTAACTATTGAACATCGCGGAGATTTGCCTCATAAACATTCAGAATTACACGATTGGATCTACGGCTGCGATATTTGTCAGGAAGGTTGCCCCTGGAATCAAAAATTTGGAACATCTTCAGATGAGCTGGCATTTCAACCTAGATCTGAAATATTGAACTACACGGACGAAGATTGGAATTCACTTGATGAAGAAACATTTCGTAAATTGTTTAATGGATCAGCAGTGAAACGGACAAAGTTTTCGGGTTTGAAACGGAATATTGAAGCCAATCTTTTGCTTAAATAA
- a CDS encoding PorV/PorQ family protein, producing the protein MKRFGFIFLIVGFSFGSAQNLFPILGGQRSGTSIFSFLKIGVSARAVGMGEAVVALNQDAGSMFYNPATIAQFSSRQISTSRIQWPSDINYDYASISSRIRGNHFIGLSAGILHMEPMMETTEFMPHGTGNYFIFQDRFIGLTYGVKMTDRFSFGLTLKHVQENLAGHDMNSVLIDLGTYYWTGFKSLRFSAALSNFGTQTSPKGTYQRRIIDKSTGDETLIESEFEQFSPPTVFRVGIAMELFSAKHQSLTSSFQLNHPVDNAENVVMGMEYILYKSLALRAGYKFNNEEEDLSFGAGFYVPLGPISLRIDYAFANFKHLSDPHRISFNIGF; encoded by the coding sequence ATGAAGCGATTTGGATTTATTTTTCTAATTGTCGGATTTTCTTTTGGATCTGCACAGAATTTATTTCCGATATTGGGTGGACAACGATCCGGAACATCCATTTTTTCATTTTTAAAAATTGGAGTAAGCGCTCGTGCAGTCGGGATGGGAGAAGCTGTTGTAGCTCTGAATCAAGATGCGGGGTCAATGTTTTACAATCCGGCAACCATTGCACAATTTAGCTCTAGACAAATATCCACGAGTAGAATACAATGGCCCTCAGATATTAATTACGATTATGCTTCCATTTCTTCTCGCATCAGAGGGAATCATTTTATTGGACTTTCAGCGGGAATCTTGCATATGGAACCGATGATGGAAACCACAGAATTCATGCCGCATGGAACCGGGAATTATTTCATATTCCAGGACAGGTTTATTGGGCTGACTTATGGTGTAAAAATGACGGACAGATTCAGCTTTGGGCTTACGCTAAAGCACGTTCAGGAAAATCTGGCAGGGCATGATATGAATTCTGTTTTGATAGATCTTGGAACGTATTATTGGACTGGCTTCAAATCGTTAAGGTTTTCTGCAGCACTATCGAATTTTGGTACCCAGACTAGTCCGAAAGGTACATACCAAAGGCGAATTATAGATAAAAGTACTGGGGATGAAACTCTCATCGAATCAGAGTTCGAACAGTTTTCACCACCGACCGTTTTCCGAGTTGGAATTGCGATGGAGTTATTTTCCGCAAAACACCAAAGTCTAACTTCATCATTTCAATTAAACCATCCTGTTGATAATGCGGAAAATGTCGTAATGGGAATGGAATATATTTTATACAAATCTTTAGCTTTGCGCGCAGGGTATAAATTTAATAACGAAGAAGAAGATTTATCCTTTGGAGCTGGGTTTTATGTGCCACTTGGCCCCATTTCACTTAGAATAGATTATGCATTTGCAAATTTTAAACATCTATCCGATCCACACAGGATCAGCTTTAATATAGGATTCTGA